DNA sequence from the Paenibacillus physcomitrellae genome:
ACCCGCTCACTTCATAACGAACAAGCGTGCTGCAGACTTGTCCCAATATGTAGGCTTCAAATGCTGTGAATACAAACGCAGGATCCAGGCTGCCGGGCGCCCGGTAGCGGATCATCTGCATGGCATCCGTTCCGCCGGCCGCGGTTCTCTGGCTGCTGATGCCCATTTCCGCATACAGCGCCGCCCACAGCTGCTCTTTCTGTCTCTCGCAGATTTCCGGTCTGCCCAGCAGGTCAATCGCTTCTTTGATATGGCCTTTGGTCAACTCTCTCCTGAACGCACCGGCAAGCACATCATGGCTGCTGCGGATGAATTGAAGTTTCGATTTATGCCCTCTTCCCCGTCCTGCTTCCCACCGGATATAGCCAAGCTCCTCCAAACGCCGGAGGATAATTTTGACGTTCCGGGAGGTGCAATTCCATACACCCGCCAGCTGTTCTATGGTAACGGAAACCGGATAGGAACCGGATATGGATTCGGAACCAGGCTCTAACTCATATGCAGAAGTGGGTTTGGCTCCAGTTACGGGGAAGATTGTCGGCTCATTTCCCAAATAGCTGGCTATCTTTATAAAATGTTCTTCATAGGGCTCCATTTGTCCGCCCCTCCTCTTCCTATATGTCGGACTTACCCATTCAAAAGGTGAAAAATGATATCTCCTCTTTGCACTTTTACTTCCCCTTTTATGCGATACAATTATAAAGGAAATAGAAGAGAAGGAGAAGCCTTCATGATACATACACTTCGGTACATTCACCCTTTAGCCTGGACAATCGTGATCGGCACCATGTTCGGCCGGTTGGTGACGTCTATGAGCATCCCGTTTTTATCCATTTATTTAACCCAGGTGCTCGGCGCGTCTTCGACGGAAACCGGCCTGACGGTCGCAGTCAGTTCGCTCGCCGGCGTTCTGGTTAGCTTCTATGGCGGATATATCTCTGACCGAATCGGGCGAAAGAAAGTGATGCTGATCTCCGTGTTCGGCTGGGCCTGCGTCTTTTTCGGTTTTGCAGCCGCCCGGGAAATCTGGGTTTTCTTTGTGGTCAATACGCTGAACGGACTGTGCAGATCGGTGTTTGAGCCAGCTTCAAGAGCCTTGCTGTCGGATGTAACCCCGAAGGAACGCAAGCTCCTCGTGTTCAATATGCGGTATTTCGCCGTGAACCTCGGCGTTGTATTTGGTCCGCTGATCGGTCTTGCGCTGGGCTCATCACGCTCAACCTTTCCGTTTGTTATCGCCGGATTGGTTTATATCCTTTACGGTCTGGTCATCGTGATCCAGTTCCGGATTCATCCGGTCCATGGTTCGGCCCCGGAACGTAACGGATCGCCTCATATGCTGGAGGCCTTAAGAACAACAAGTCAGGACAAAGTGTTCCTGCCAATTCTGCTCGGCACCATCTTCTGCGTGCTTGGGTACGGGCATTTCAGCTCAACGCTGGCCCAATACGTGGCGATGAGCCCCTTGTTCGAGAATGGCAGCCGGCTGTTCTCCTATATGCTGACGCTAAACGCGGTTACAGTGCTTGTCCTTCAATATCCGCTTGTGAAGACAGCCAGCAAATTCCCGCCGGTGGTTCCGCTGATCGCCGGCAACCTTTGCGTAGCGGGCAGTATGCTGATCTTCGGCGTGGCCGGCCATATGCCTATGCTGCTGGCGGGCGTGGTCGTCTTTACCATCGGAGAAGTACTTATGTTTACGATGATGGACGTACTGATCGACCGGATCGCGAAGCCGGAATGGCGCGGCACCTATTTCGGGACAATCGGCTTCAACAACATTGGCAGCGTGCTGGCGCCGATCCTCGGCGGGCTGCTGCTGGATGGTGCCGGACCGAGCCACGGCCTGCTGATCTTTGCACCGCTGGCGGTGACAACCGTCTTTGGTTTTCCGCTGCTGCTGACAGCACACCGCCGGCTTACGCGGCGCGAACAACACGAACAAACACCTGCCGCCTGAGCAGGTGTTTGTTTCTTTTTAACTGATATTCTATCTTACCAGTTTTCCTGTTAACAGATCTGATCTATACCGCTTCTTACCCCTTCGTTCCCCCCTGCAACCCGAATCCCTTGGACATGAACTGCTGGGACAAAATATAGAGCACCACTGAAGGCAGCGCATACAGCACGGAGAATGCTGCCAGCTGGCCGTAATTGACCATTCCGTATTGTCCGAAAAACTGGTACAGCTTCAGCGAGGCGGGGAATTTCTCCGGGGAGTTCAGCAAAATGTAAGGGACAAAGAAGTTGCCCCAGCTGCCCGAGAAAGTAAAGATCGCAACCGTGCAAATGCCAGGCACCATGAGCGGTGCCACGACCTTGCGGATGCCCGTAAACACCGAAGCCCCGTCTACCCAGGCTGCTTCTTCAAGATCGTTAGGCACGGAATCCATAAAGTTCTTGATCATCCAGATGCCGTAAGGCATCGAAGACGCTACGAAAAACAAAACAACACCAAACACGTTATTGTACAGCTTCAGCCCCAGAAACAGCTGATAGACCGGGACCATCACGGCCGTAATCGGCAGCGAAGTCATGAACAGAATGGTGAGCATAAAGGGTTTTTTATACTTCAATTGGTATCTTGACAGCGGGTAAGCCGCCAGCAGCGACAAAATCACTACAATCAGAGCTTGGCCCAGCGACATCAGCAAACCAATTCCGAAAGCGCGTTGGTTTTCTTGGCTTGTCATGACTTCTGAATAGTTGGCCCCGGTGAAACTGGCCGGCATTTTAAGCGACTGCAGCGCATTCGGGTCGACAGAAGCCACCAGTACCCATAACAGCGGCAGCAGGAAACAAAGACCGATAATGGCCAGAATGGCATAAGGCAGAATCCGGTAAATCCACTTGCGTTGTTGTCCGTTCATAGGCGTTCTCCTTTCCCGGTTATTCTTTCATGGAGCGGATATAGAATAAGCTGAGTACGATGCCGAGCACCAGCAGAAGCAGCGAAATAGCCGTTCCATAACCCAGTTGGTAGTTGACGAACGCCTGGTTGTACATAAAGATTGGCAGCGTAGTCGTAGCCGTTCCAGGTCCCCCGCCGGTCATGGCGTAAATCAGCCCGAACACACCCAGCGTCTGAAGGGTAACCAGCATCATGTTGGTTGTTATTGTTTGCTTGATGTACGGGATCGTGATACGAAGCAGAATTTGCAGCTTGGAGGCTCCGTCTACGACCGCCGCTTCTTCAATTTCATTAGGTACGTCGTCCAGCGCAGCCTGAAAGACCAGCATGGAGAAGGCCGTTCCGTGCCAAATATTGGCCAGAATGACCGTCAGCATCGGAACCGTGTAGAGCCAGGCTACATCATGAATCCCCACAAATCCAAGGATCGCATTCAAGGTCCCTTCATCCCCGAAAAAGCTGTACAAGCATAACGCGCAGACAATCTCAGGCGTGACCCAGCCGGCGAGCACAATCGTACCGATCACCCGGCGGAACAGCCTGTTTTTGTGCTTCATCAGCAAAGCTATGAAGAAACCCAGCACCTGCTGCCCGATTACAGCCGATCCGATCAGGAATATCAGCGTGTTCCAAATGCTGACCCGCACGGACGGATCCTGGAACATCCGCACATAGTTATCGAACCCAATGAATTTAAGCTCCTTCGCGGCTTCGCCGGTCAGTGCTAAATTGGTAAATGAATAATAGAATGTTAAGAGGATCGGATAAATAAAAAAGACCAGCATCACCGCTATGGACGGCAGCAGGAAATAAATCCAGGCATAAGACCTTTTCTTCTTATGTGCCAGGGGTAAAGCTGCTGTGCTGCTCATGGTAGTTTGCCTCCTTTTCTACGGCGGAGAAGCGTTTATCTTCAGGCATCCGGAACTGTAAAAAGAACAAGGTTACCCTTCGCAAGCTGCCAGGCCATCACTTCCGTGCTTCCCTGCCTCTGACTCCTGTCTGAAGTTGCTGCCTGCAGGGACTGAACCTCCAAGTTCCGGTCAGCCCCGGGCAGCAAAGTAAAGCAGCAAATTAAATTAAATCAAGTACAGCAAAGTAATGTGCAGTGAAGCTGCAAGCCATTACCTCAGTTTGAGCAGGAAACTGAAAGGTTTACTTGATAGAATGATTTATTATTTCTCCTGCACATTGTCGGCTCCAACGATGCGCGTTACATCCTGAGCGTATTTGTTCATCGCCACATCAGGCGCAGTGCCGGTAGCCACCGACTCGACCATCGTCTGAATTTGAGTGGAAACCTCCGGATATTTATCATTAGCCGGTCTAAATTCCGCATTATTCAGGTATTCCGTAGTAATTTCGTTAAACGGCATCGAGGTGTATTCCGGATCTTTGGCCACATCGGCCCGAACCGTAATATTACCAAGCCCGATCACCAGCTTCTTGGAGTTCTCCTTGTTTAACGCAAACTTGATGAAATCCCAGGCTTCTTCTTTATGCTGGCCGTTCTTCGGCAGAGACAGCGCCCATCCGCCGGCCAGCGTGATGCTTCCTGGATCCTGACCTTTGCTGGTTGGCATTGGCGCAATTCCAAGCACGTCTTTATATTCCGGCCAAGGTGCAGCCCCGCCTTCGATATAGTTGCCTGTGATCCAGGAACCGTCCAGCAGGATACCGAGTTTGCCTTTCGGCATATACTCACGGGTTGCCGTATTGCCGGCCTGCCCGTTCAGCACTTTGGACAGCGGAGGACCCAGCTTTTCCTTGTTAATCGTCTGAATGAAATTCAGGGAGTCCATAATGCCCTGGCTTTTCACCGTCCATTTGCCGGTCGCGTCATCAATGAGACGTTCTCCAGTTCCGTAGAGCAGCATTTCATAGGTCTGCATTGAGGTCGCTTCGCCCGTTGCTTTGCCCATATTCATCCAGAAAGGCACTACGTCACTGCCGGCTTTCTCTTTCAGCGTACGCGCTGCATCCAGCACATCATCCCAGGTCTTAGGCTGCCAATCCTCAGGCAATCCAACCTTCTTGAACAGCTCTTTGTTGTACCACAGCCCGCGGGAGTCCGTGTTGTAAGGAACGCCGTACACCTTGCCGTCGCTTGCGGTGACCCCTTTCTTCATCGCTTCGATAAACGATCCGTTGTTCCAGTCCTCCCAGGCATTCACCTGATCGTCAATCGGCTCAAGGAAACCGGCGCTGGCATCGGAGTTGAGAATAAATGTATCCTCTGTAACGATATCCGGTGCGGTATCCTTGGATTTCAGCGCCAAAGCAATTTTGGCAAAATAATCGCCTTCCGAGGCTTGGATCGGAGTAGGTTTCACTTCGACATTTTTGTTCGGATATGCAGCAGCCACTTCCTGAATCCATTTATACATAGCTCCATTCTCGCCGATACCGTCATCCCGGTAGGTCAAGGTAAGCACGGTTTTAGCCGTACTGTCCCCACTGCTGTTCCCGCCTCCGCTGTTGGTGCTGGCGCTGCTGCCTCCCCCCGAATTGGCCGACTGCCCCGCATTGGCCTCATTCCCGTTACTGCCGCTTGAACAGCCGCTGAATATTAAGGCCATACTTAACATACTGACCGTCAGAAAACCTAATTTTCTTCTTCTGGCTGACATTGGTCTGCCTCCCCTTTGATTGAATCCGCCGTTTTGTGAAAGCGCATTCTTGTTTGTGGTACTACATCCTATTGGGTTTATGCTTGGAATATTCGAACTTTTCCTGAACGCAGGATGCGAATCTGTACGGTTTGTTACGGTTATTTATGAAGAAAGCCGCCGCTTCAGAGGAAGCGGCGGCTTAAAGACAGCATCACCATCAAGGGGAAAGATTTAATTTTACGCCAAAGAGAATCAAACAAGAATCGGAATAAAAATGCTCCCGGCCAAGCTATACAGCCAGATCCAGGCCGATCACGCCAATAACTGTGCCCTCCCCATTCAGGATCGCTTTAGAAAGTGTAATACAGGACCGTTTGGTTATAGCCGAAACGTAAGGCTTGGAGACGTAAGCTCCCTGCTCCACCGCGCCTATCCACCAGTCCCGGCGTTTGGCATTCAGCAAACCAGCTGCGGGCTCCGAGAAAATAAACGTCCCGTCTGTATGATTGGACCAGATCGCCTGGATATCTTCCGTCCGGGATAGATAAGGCATCAATACAGCTTTATGGTGTTCGGGATCCAGCACCCATAATGACTCTTTTGCAGCAATAGTCTCAAGCAGAGCCTGCATTTCCTGCAGTTTGCCAGCATACACCGTTTCTTCGGCTTCTGTTGCTCCGGCGATTTCCAGGACGGATTGATGCAGCGCTTCCGATTCTTTCAGGAGATTTGCGCTGACATCGTTCAATTGATTAATCTGTCCCCGCTGCTTGGTCACCTGCTCAAGCGTCAGGTCCACATTGCTGATCGTTTCATTAACGATCTGAACAGCCCCGTTCAATTTCCCAGAGGTTTGCTCGATCAGCCGGTTTTGACTATCCGCCGCGCTCAAGGTCTCTGCAACAGCGCCCTCTACCTCTTTCACCCGCTGCGCCACCGTTTCAAGCCGGGTGTGAATGGCCTCTACATCCTTAACGCCGAGTTTGACGGCGAATTGTTCTTTTTTAACAGAGTCGGCCACTTCTTTCACGCGGGTCGTAATCTCTCTAAGGAGAGAAGTAGACTTGTCCACCGAATCCTTACTTTGGTCGGCAAGCTTGCGGATACGGCCCGCTACAACTGCAAAACCTCTCCCTTCTTCTCCGGCCCGTGCCGCCTCAATGGAAGCATTTAAGGCAAGCAGC
Encoded proteins:
- a CDS encoding MDR family MFS transporter, with translation MIHTLRYIHPLAWTIVIGTMFGRLVTSMSIPFLSIYLTQVLGASSTETGLTVAVSSLAGVLVSFYGGYISDRIGRKKVMLISVFGWACVFFGFAAAREIWVFFVVNTLNGLCRSVFEPASRALLSDVTPKERKLLVFNMRYFAVNLGVVFGPLIGLALGSSRSTFPFVIAGLVYILYGLVIVIQFRIHPVHGSAPERNGSPHMLEALRTTSQDKVFLPILLGTIFCVLGYGHFSSTLAQYVAMSPLFENGSRLFSYMLTLNAVTVLVLQYPLVKTASKFPPVVPLIAGNLCVAGSMLIFGVAGHMPMLLAGVVVFTIGEVLMFTMMDVLIDRIAKPEWRGTYFGTIGFNNIGSVLAPILGGLLLDGAGPSHGLLIFAPLAVTTVFGFPLLLTAHRRLTRREQHEQTPAA
- a CDS encoding carbohydrate ABC transporter permease yields the protein MNGQQRKWIYRILPYAILAIIGLCFLLPLLWVLVASVDPNALQSLKMPASFTGANYSEVMTSQENQRAFGIGLLMSLGQALIVVILSLLAAYPLSRYQLKYKKPFMLTILFMTSLPITAVMVPVYQLFLGLKLYNNVFGVVLFFVASSMPYGIWMIKNFMDSVPNDLEEAAWVDGASVFTGIRKVVAPLMVPGICTVAIFTFSGSWGNFFVPYILLNSPEKFPASLKLYQFFGQYGMVNYGQLAAFSVLYALPSVVLYILSQQFMSKGFGLQGGTKG
- a CDS encoding carbohydrate ABC transporter permease — encoded protein: MSSTAALPLAHKKKRSYAWIYFLLPSIAVMLVFFIYPILLTFYYSFTNLALTGEAAKELKFIGFDNYVRMFQDPSVRVSIWNTLIFLIGSAVIGQQVLGFFIALLMKHKNRLFRRVIGTIVLAGWVTPEIVCALCLYSFFGDEGTLNAILGFVGIHDVAWLYTVPMLTVILANIWHGTAFSMLVFQAALDDVPNEIEEAAVVDGASKLQILLRITIPYIKQTITTNMMLVTLQTLGVFGLIYAMTGGGPGTATTTLPIFMYNQAFVNYQLGYGTAISLLLLVLGIVLSLFYIRSMKE
- a CDS encoding ABC transporter substrate-binding protein — protein: MSARRRKLGFLTVSMLSMALIFSGCSSGSNGNEANAGQSANSGGGSSASTNSGGGNSSGDSTAKTVLTLTYRDDGIGENGAMYKWIQEVAAAYPNKNVEVKPTPIQASEGDYFAKIALALKSKDTAPDIVTEDTFILNSDASAGFLEPIDDQVNAWEDWNNGSFIEAMKKGVTASDGKVYGVPYNTDSRGLWYNKELFKKVGLPEDWQPKTWDDVLDAARTLKEKAGSDVVPFWMNMGKATGEATSMQTYEMLLYGTGERLIDDATGKWTVKSQGIMDSLNFIQTINKEKLGPPLSKVLNGQAGNTATREYMPKGKLGILLDGSWITGNYIEGGAAPWPEYKDVLGIAPMPTSKGQDPGSITLAGGWALSLPKNGQHKEEAWDFIKFALNKENSKKLVIGLGNITVRADVAKDPEYTSMPFNEITTEYLNNAEFRPANDKYPEVSTQIQTMVESVATGTAPDVAMNKYAQDVTRIVGADNVQEK
- a CDS encoding methyl-accepting chemotaxis protein, whose protein sequence is MKFRRSLIWFAVILAVLFVYCLFIDMYWVHKTILGAALLLLGLGVLNSHRGLKALKNDLMHSRDEIKQLGNEIYVTADRLHGALEEISRHTDGLQQTADYSHAYEMELRQRSYEAKANMEESFYKMKEAAAATEHISALTDRLGGNMKDTSHGVSEMLESIHNTRSVMDQLEQQGSQMREKFGQLTDQISKVEHINTLINGIVEETSLLALNASIEAARAGEEGRGFAVVAGRIRKLADQSKDSVDKSTSLLREITTRVKEVADSVKKEQFAVKLGVKDVEAIHTRLETVAQRVKEVEGAVAETLSAADSQNRLIEQTSGKLNGAVQIVNETISNVDLTLEQVTKQRGQINQLNDVSANLLKESEALHQSVLEIAGATEAEETVYAGKLQEMQALLETIAAKESLWVLDPEHHKAVLMPYLSRTEDIQAIWSNHTDGTFIFSEPAAGLLNAKRRDWWIGAVEQGAYVSKPYVSAITKRSCITLSKAILNGEGTVIGVIGLDLAV